TGCGCACTCTCGCTCCCCTGCCTGCCCTCAGTACGTCGGCCGCGCTGCCGTCCCGTATGGAGACCTCCAGCAACCCCGTGCTTCCCACCAGTGATAGGGGTTCTCCGGAGGCGACGACCTGGTAGTGCGCGTGGGGCGCTTCCGGGATGGTCGTCGTCCCGATGTGCACCCGGAAGCGCGCCGGCAGCATCGCTCCAGGGAGGTTGGTGATGAGGTTGCCGTAGGTGTCCACGTGGAGCACCTCGCCCACCGGACATCCGTCCTCCTCCTTCGGAGCCGGGAATGAGAACGGTCTCTCCAGGTGGTGCAGCGCCCGGCCCAGCCTCTCCAGGGGCACTCCCGCCGCCAGGTGCCCCACCGCCGGGGCGAACACGTCCCTCCCGTGGAAGGTCCTCGATTGTCTCGGCCCCCAGTATTCCGGCTCGGTCAGCTCGACCGCCGATGCCAGTCCTCCCAGTTGTTCGAGGGCCGGCACCAGCAACCCGTTGTCCGGGCCCACCAACACATCGCCTCGCCGTGTCCTCGCCGCCACGGCGCGTCGCGTCGACCCCACCCCCGGGTCCACCACCGCCAGGTGCAGCGAGCCTTCTGGAAAGGCCTCCACCGCGCTCCACAGCAGGAAGGCTCCCGCCTTCACGTCCTGCGCGGGAACCTCATGGGTGAGGTCCACGAGGTCCACTCCCGGGGCGACCCGGAGGATCGCCGCCTTCATCTGGCCCACGTAGGTGTCCTTCAGGCCGAAATCCGTCAGCAGGCTGATGGGGGGTGGCATCGCCCTGAAGATATCCACGGGCCTCCCGTTCATGGAATGAAGAGGGGGCATTCACGCCTCGGGCTCCATCCGCGATAGAACGGAGACCAGTCCCCCCGGCTCCGTATGCACCTCGTCATTCTCGGATGTGGAGTCTCTGGCCTGTCCTGCGGTGTCCGGCTGCTCGAGGCCGGTCACTCGGTGGAGCTTTGGGCGCGCGAGCTGCCCCCGCACACCACGTCCGATATCGCGGCCGCCGTCTGGTACCCGTACCGCGCTTTTCCCCAGGACCGGGTCACCGCCTGGTCCCGGCGTACCTTCGAGGAGCTGTGTGTGCTCGCCGGGCAGCCCGAGACCGGTGTCCTGCGAGTGCTCGGGCTCGAGCTGCTGCGCGAGCACGCTCCCGACCCGTGGTGGCGGCCGTGCGTGCCCGACTTCCGCCGCGCCTCCCCGGCCGAGCTGCTCCCGGGCTACGTGGACGGCTACGTCTTCGAGGCTCCCGTCATCGACATGCCTCGCTACCTCCCGTACCTGCTGGCCCGCTTCCGCCGGCTCGGCGGCACCGTGCTCCAGCGCGAGGTGCATTCGCTGGACGAGGCGTGGACGGCGGCTCCACTGGTGATCAACTGCACCGGCCTGGGGTCTCGTTCCCTGCTGGGGGACGAGACGCTCGTTCCCATCCGGGGTGAGGTGCTCCGCGTGGCGCCGCTCCCGCTGGAGCGCTTCCTCCTGGACGAAGACGAGGCGCGAGGCATGGCCTACCTCATTCCCCGTACCACCGACTGCATCCTCGGCGGCACGGCGGAGGAGGGCAACGCGTCGCTGGCGCCCGACCCGGCCCAGGCCGAGGCCATCCTCGCTCGCGCGGCGCGGCTGCTGCCCGCGGGCACCCGCATCCAGGTGCTCCAGCACCTCGTGGGGCTGCGGCCCGGGCGGCCCTCGGTCCGCCTCGAGCTGGAGCGGGTGGCGGGGCGCCCCGTCGTCCACAACTACGGCCATGGTGGGGCGGGCGTAACACTCTCGTGGGGTTGTGCCGAGGAGGTGACGGCGCTCGTCGCTCAGGTCGCCAGTGGCGCGGACCCCCTTGGATCGGTCAAGAATCCTTCGAGCACTGGGAGGACGGATGGAAACTGAGCAGAGCCACGAGCGCCTTCAGGCCGTGCTGCGGTTGCCCGCGGCCAGGCGCTACTCGTACTTCCTCCAGCGCGCGGTGGAGTCCGGCGAGGTCTGGGGACTCGATGGCGAGGGGTGGGCGCTCGCGCTCGACGACGCGGGGCGGGACGTGCTGCCGCTCTGGCCCGCGCCCGAGTTCGCCGCGCTCTGCGCCAGGCGGCTGTGGTCCGGCTTCCAGCCTCGCGCCATCAAGCTGGAAGAGCTGCTGGACAACGTGCTGCCGCAGCTCGAGGAGGAGGGGATGCCGGTGGGCATCTTCTTCACGCCGGAAGGTCAGGGCCACCCGGTCTCCGCGCGCGAGCTCATCGACGCTCTGCGCGCGGCCAGCGGGCCCGTGGCCTGAAGTCCCGTGCCCGGGGGGTCTCACGTGGCGTGGAGCGGGAGCCCGCTCCGCCGCGAGTGGAACCTTGCACCTCCAGATACCTGCGCGTACCTGTACCGCCTTGAGGCACACCCGGGCGGGGCTTCTAGCTTGCGTGCCATGCCTGGAGATTCCGACAACAAGACGGTGTACGCGAAGGGGATTGGCCCCCGTCAGGGAAGCGGTGGCTCGAAGCCCTGGGTTCCGTGGCTGGTGACGGCGCTGGTGGTGCTCATCTCCGGTGCCGCGGGCTATTTCGGATTCAACGCCTGGTCGGCGCAGAAGACGCGCGCGGAGGGCGCGGAGAAGTCGGCCGCGGAGGCCCGCGCGCAGGTGGTGGCCACGGAGCAGGCGCGCAAGGAATTGGAGGTGAAGCTCTCGGAGCAGCTCGCGGTGAAGGAGCAGAAGCTCTCGGCGCTCGAGGACGAGCGCACGCGGCTGTCCACCGAGCGCGACCAGCTCTCGCAGGCGGTGCAGGAGAAGGAGGCCGAGCTCGCGCGCCTCAAGGCCACCTACGAGGACATCGAGCAGAAGCTGAAGGCGGAGATCACCGATGGGGAGATCCGCCTGTCCCAGGCCGAGGGCCGCATCCAGGTGGACCTCGTGGACAAGATCCTCTTCGACTCCGGCGAGGCCAACCTCTCCGAGCGGGGCGCCGAGGTGCTGGCCCGACTGGGCACCGTGCTCTCCAAGGTGGAGGGCCGCTCCATCCTCGTGTCGGGCCACACGGACGATGCCCCGCCCTCGCAGCGGCTGGCGGCCACCTTCCCGACGAACTGGGAGCTGTCCGTGGCCCGCGCGGTGAACGTGGTGCGCTTCCTCGGGGAGAAGGCCAGTGTTCCCCCGGGCCGGCTCGTGGCCGCCGGTCACTCGGATACGAAGCCCGTGGCCAGCAACGCCACGCCCAAGGGGCGCGCCCGCAACCGCCGCATCGAGATCCTCCTCATTCCGGATCTCCCGGCGGGCAAGCGCAACGAGGCCAAGGCCGACGCGAGCGCGCACTGAGCCCGTACGTCAGGGAGTGCCCGGGCGGTGGGGCGGCTGCCTGCGCTTCGACAGGCGGACGGAGATGAAGGCGAAGGCCGCCGCCGCCACGACGAGCACCGCCAGCCAGTACCAGAGCAGCGGGCCGCTGGTGACCGCCTGATTCTCTCGCGTCTGCGCGAGCGCCAGCACGGGGGTGAGCAGGTACAGCATCCAGACCGGGATCGTTTGTGAGCTCTTCATCACCCCGGAAAGCTGGCCATGTGTTCCGGGGCTCACAAGCCGAGGGCGTCGTGCCGCCCGCTCGGACTCCGGGCGGGCTTCTTCACGGAGGAGGCGTCAGCGCCATCGAGCCGGGTGAGGCCGCCTTCGGGGCATGCCGTTTCAGCAGGGCCTCCAGCTCGGAGAGCTCATTCGCGTGGAGGATGGGGGTCTTGAGGTAGGTGGCGCGCGCCGCCAGGGCGAGCTTCAGGGCCCGCTCCTGCTGCTGCCCGGCGTCCCAGAGCGCCCGGGCCAGGGCGAACCGGACGGAGGCCGCGTACTCGGGCCGTCCCGGGTGCCTCTCGATGACCTGGAGCGCGTGCTCGAGCAGGGGAAT
This is a stretch of genomic DNA from Archangium violaceum. It encodes these proteins:
- a CDS encoding SAM hydrolase/SAM-dependent halogenase family protein, yielding MPPPISLLTDFGLKDTYVGQMKAAILRVAPGVDLVDLTHEVPAQDVKAGAFLLWSAVEAFPEGSLHLAVVDPGVGSTRRAVAARTRRGDVLVGPDNGLLVPALEQLGGLASAVELTEPEYWGPRQSRTFHGRDVFAPAVGHLAAGVPLERLGRALHHLERPFSFPAPKEEDGCPVGEVLHVDTYGNLITNLPGAMLPARFRVHIGTTTIPEAPHAHYQVVASGEPLSLVGSTGLLEVSIRDGSAADVLRAGRGARVRIEPR
- a CDS encoding FAD-dependent oxidoreductase, whose product is MHLVILGCGVSGLSCGVRLLEAGHSVELWARELPPHTTSDIAAAVWYPYRAFPQDRVTAWSRRTFEELCVLAGQPETGVLRVLGLELLREHAPDPWWRPCVPDFRRASPAELLPGYVDGYVFEAPVIDMPRYLPYLLARFRRLGGTVLQREVHSLDEAWTAAPLVINCTGLGSRSLLGDETLVPIRGEVLRVAPLPLERFLLDEDEARGMAYLIPRTTDCILGGTAEEGNASLAPDPAQAEAILARAARLLPAGTRIQVLQHLVGLRPGRPSVRLELERVAGRPVVHNYGHGGAGVTLSWGCAEEVTALVAQVASGADPLGSVKNPSSTGRTDGN
- a CDS encoding DUF2750 domain-containing protein, which translates into the protein METEQSHERLQAVLRLPAARRYSYFLQRAVESGEVWGLDGEGWALALDDAGRDVLPLWPAPEFAALCARRLWSGFQPRAIKLEELLDNVLPQLEEEGMPVGIFFTPEGQGHPVSARELIDALRAASGPVA
- a CDS encoding OmpA/MotB family protein yields the protein MPGDSDNKTVYAKGIGPRQGSGGSKPWVPWLVTALVVLISGAAGYFGFNAWSAQKTRAEGAEKSAAEARAQVVATEQARKELEVKLSEQLAVKEQKLSALEDERTRLSTERDQLSQAVQEKEAELARLKATYEDIEQKLKAEITDGEIRLSQAEGRIQVDLVDKILFDSGEANLSERGAEVLARLGTVLSKVEGRSILVSGHTDDAPPSQRLAATFPTNWELSVARAVNVVRFLGEKASVPPGRLVAAGHSDTKPVASNATPKGRARNRRIEILLIPDLPAGKRNEAKADASAH